The stretch of DNA gtattttcaaatttataatagaacaataatattatgacatataatagaacaataacataatggcagGATCTTTAAAAGTACACGTCATATggaccaaagaaacacaaaaagtcgcacacacaaagcacaccagcaaaaatgaaagataatataCTAACACATTTCAAAGAATTTTCAAAGAGTTCTACAAGAAACAATAACAAATGCATGAAAAATCATAACAATGTATAGACGTAGCTAATGtccctttttgtaattttaaatcaaacgagataacattaatttataaagaaagcaaaaagtaaaataacaaaaatactgaactcagaggaaaattcaatcggaaagtcaataatcacatggcaaaatcaaatgacaaaacacatcaaaaacgaatggacaagaactgtcatattcctgacttggtacaggcattttcaaatgtagaaaatggtggatttaacctggttttatagcgctaaacctctcactttgttgacagtctcatcaaattctgttatatttacaatgatgcctgaaccaaacagacacaacaaataaaacagtcaaatcattggtacagcagtcatcatcgtgtaacaattttacaaggaacaatttaacagaacacaaaaacatctatctacaaacacattcatgtAATCTTCAAATCATAAATTATCAAATACAATTTATGTCGTCGATTATATCTTTTCTTGTCAATTGGAGAATGTATAGGTCATCTTTTGTTTTACTATGATCCATGAATTTGATTTTGAGATTTTCCAATATGACTGGATGTTTCTTATAGCCCCTACCACAAATGGGTTAAAATTTTGAACTCACAATCCTAATTTTTAGTAAGAGACCGggcaaatttgaaatattatatcatGACAAGTTAACAAACACCTTCTTAAACTAACGGTGTCAGGATCCGTTGCATTGTAGAGAATGAAAGACCGATACAATTTGTAAACAAACAGGTAATAAATTCTGATTTAAACTAATTCTGAAAAGAAAATAGGTATAAAACATTGTATAGAGATGAATTATCACAAAGAAAACCACTCAAATCAGTGACTGTTTTcgatacatttttttcttgattcGAATATAAGGAGCTTgtaataaacaaattaatataaCAAGGGTAGAGTTTAGACTATGACACTTTATGGACTTTCAAATAGTTTTGCCTGTTTCCGTTAATACTGCGCTACAGCAGTTAGGTCCTTTGCCTGTATCAATCAAAGCTACAAAAATGAaatgaatagttatcaaatgttccaggcttataatttgatacaccagacgcgcgtttcgtctgcataagactcataagtCACACCCAGATCAAAAGAGTTAGAAAGCCagcaagtacaaatttgaagagcattgatgaccaaaaaattccaaaaagttgtgccaaatatgactAAGGTAATATCtgcctgggataggaaaatccttagtatttcgaataatttacacttttgtaaacagttaaatttataaaaatgaccatatagttGATCTACATATCAACTTTGAAGTTCTAACTACAGGGCTGCTGAAACAATTGATATGATATAATTAGGATATGAATCAAGTTACACATGTGATATTGGAAATTGTTTGTAATACATAACTGTTGCTTTTCGATTAAATCTCCCTGATTATCCATTCGTTTATTTGGCGATCGTTGCTTTTTTACTTGGTTTTGTTAATTTCTTCAAGATTACCAGATCGAGATTAATGCAAATGAAGTTAAAAGTCCtttgtttatttgaaattataacccCAACTTTTGATATTGATGGGTGGAATAAAGTACATCCATTCACAACAATCAGAAtagtaaaaacaaaacacttcagtctatttttatttataggCCTATATCGTGACAGAGAAAACTATTAGCATATTGTACTCTTTGTATACTTATTCATATTTATTGcatgtataaaaaaattatggataattttttctgtttattttcgacttacgaATATGTATGTCCCTTTTGCATTTTTCGCctctcttaaaaaaaaagaaaaatcggtttgatttgtgtttcttGACAGATCTTATGGTTCAGAagatgataaatataaaaacgggggtggggggggggggattggcACCAGGTTGAAAACATTGTTCTTTGTCTCTGATGTGTACAAAATCAACAGTTTAAATTAGTACTGTCAATGTTTTAGTACTGTCAATGTTCTTGTCTTGCTTAATTGGTAATCTCTGTATCTTTTTTTAAGGTCAATCAAAGCTTACAGTAAAGATATAAAGAACAAAATTGGCCTGTATGGTCCACTACATGCTTCACCTAGAGTAATTGCAACCTTTGTAGCAGCAGGAATTGTGTTATTTCAggttatatacattttatttctgCAATAAGCCTGGAGGTGAAAAGATATTGAGATTAACTGTTTCGTCGTAAATAAGCTTAATCATTCCAAATGTTATGCTAGTATCTAAATTGGAGAGATGTTGTACATCTTTTAACAGCAAGGGCGACAAGCGTTGTCTTTTAACTTTTtcggttaatataaaaaaaaatcgatggtCAAGATAAAGCCCGTTAGGTTTTTTGGACCATTTGCTGCTCTTTGTTGTTCGtctttgtttgtatgtttttcagAGGAGTCTGAAGTTGGTGgtttttgtgattttttgttCGTAAATTTACAATTGGGCAGCTTATGTTTACtttactgattttaaatcatcaTTCCTTATAAGGTTTATGGTTTGtattaacaaaatcattttacTTAAACAATAGCTTATATTCATTATGATTGAAAGTCATTTAATGTTAAGGTAAAAAAAGAATACGCGTTTTGGTATTGGTGTAAATAAGTCCTTTGGATGGAATGTTATTGGTGTCAAATTAAGGCAAACGTATTTGACAAATGTTAAATTCTCATAAATCGAGAAGAAAGATAAAAACGTAGGTATCAaactaaaaatgaataaatagcATGAAATCCAATAGAAATAATACAATGTATGCCAAAAATTAAGCTTGTCATGCAATGTAAGTATCCTTCCTCCCTTGTTTTGTGAATCCACAGTcaatcaaaataagtaaaataatcAATCAGTGGCATGCTCTTGTGTCTTGATTTCAGACCAAGAAAACATAGCTAGTGGTTACAGACAAGCTCTCATCGTATCAGTCAACCACTCGGTGAAGATGTACTTTGCCACTTATTAATTTGCAGATTCTTGTTGCTCTATCCTATAACTCTGTTGAAGCAGATTTTAATGTAGTGACCACGACCCTGATTATGACGTCTGTACATTTAAATATGCACGAGCGTGAAGTTTCTGTTCAGTGAAACGCCATACGATGGAGAAGAGGGTATATGTAATATAACCGGTGAGaaattcaaattggaaaaataaaaacagatttaaATTAAACATCGTCAATCAATGTTTATATAGAATGAAATATCAAGATATGAAATAGACATTCTCGTTTTTGTGGTATCCTTATTCTCATGTTTACTTGAGTTGAGATGCAGGCACTCCTTTATTATATTATGTCAAATTCTCGACGCATTACTTTTTGTTGAagagatatttatatatttgatagatatttaaaatatcatttatgttTCTGTTTCAGGTTGGCATGGAACTGCTCACTGGTTATATTCACTATAACCCTGCAGTTCGGTTAACGACACACTTCAAAACTCAATACTTCAACACATCTAATAAAGCATCAATACCTGAATTTGAGTTATTGTTTACTGTTGCagatggtaaatatatatatatatacgtctgagtcagtgacaactctacaacagatgtatcaatcggatcgccatcaatgatggtgatacatggctgtgtacataatgtatatacaactcgtctaaacatatatatataaaacactcggtcactggttcagacgtacttataaatataattatttctgttaCTGTATCTTGCATTTTTTTAATGATCCTTTACAGTAGATAATTCGGCTAATCTGTAACAATTCCattttcatactttatatatcatgatctgcctacccttccggattatctgagattacccctagtttttggtggggttgatggggtttattctttagttttctaagttgtgtcgTGTTTACTATTgttaaagatgttaatatcagtgaaaatacacctacttcatgtaattgcagtaattccgaatatatttatggacccatttcccatgttataacaggagatcttaacatcgttcaagaccgagagttaaaatcattcctcagtaaaggacctaaatatcgtcccccgtctattattaattggaatgagtgtcgtaatatcatccacgactcactccatacttactgtatgaaatggataaaacgggaaaaagctgacaacaaatctttggactctttttttaattcagtaatgaagatagttgatatacgtattcaacattttaaagaacattttactattaacaataaccacaataaacctatttctcgtatcaaacattaactaaaagaactagccaagaaatttgtttttgtcccggccgataaagctgttaataatattattattgtttgacgtaaattttacattgaggttctgaaaaaggaaatcaccaattcaccaacattccaactgactccattttcagaaaacgaaatctgtaacaaacatcaACTTTTAGCCActgctttacaagcagagccaaatacaatgaacgttccaactatgtattggcttccgaagctacacaaaaccccttacaaatatagatttatttcgtcttcaagccattgttcaactactaaattttctattcttcttaccagcacacttggtacaattaaaaacctgataataaattgttcaaataaggccttcgaaaatagtggaataaattacttttggagtgtcaagaactcgttggaagtacttgataaattgcatgcttatattggtgattttgaatctgttcaaagttttgatttttctaccctgtataccacattgcctcacattctcattaagaaaaaattcacacacctaattaaatgggcattcaaaaaatcagaatgtgaatatatatgttcaaactcttttaggtcattttttagtagcaataaacaaaaaaactatgttagttggacatgctttgatactatatatgcccttgaatttttactagataacatttttgttcgctttggggattccgtatatcgtcagattatcggaattccaatggggactaactgtgcaccacttattgcggacctgtttttgtattgttatgagttacaatttatgacaaaaataaagctaatactaacaatgaccactgcccttttctcgatcttgatatctatatcactaatggaaagctgaatactaaaatttatgataaaagggatgatttttcatttcctatcgttaattatccgtttttagatggtgacgttcccttgtcaccatcttacggtgtttatatatctcaactttttcgatatcacaaactagtcaaaacatttactaaattttatcatcggtataaagacatcattcgtaaatatagctcaacatgcagacttctaatacgttcgggtatttcacatccaattttttatggaaatattctttataaagcacaaaggtgtcagtattcacctcagaaacttacaaaacctttgaatagacttattaagaagggatataattacgatactgttgtcaagtcattaaagattgcatattttggcgttaatattgagtcactgataaggtctttgcatcggaactaaacacatttattctaaaaacagttgttggcatgacacggattatgttcttctcgtatatgttatgatagtatgatactaaacccctaacgggaaggattgtgccggatgttcatatgatgaaatcataatctttcagtcagtttaattgaagtctggagctggcatgtcagttaactgctagtagtctgttgttatttatgtattattgtcattttgtttattttctttggttacatcttctgacatcagactcggacttctcttgaactgcattttaatgtgcgtattgttatgcgtttacttttctacattggttagaggtatagggggatggttgagatctcacaaacatgtttaaccccgccgcatttttgcgcctgtcccaagtcaggcctttgttagtcttgtattattttaattttagtttcttgtgtacaatttggaaattagtatggcgttcattatcactggactagtatatatttgtttaggggccagctgaaggacgcctccgggtgcgggaatttctcgctacattgaagacctgttggtgaccctctgctgttgttttttatatggtcgggttgttgtctctttgacacattccccatttccattctcaattttatttgtctgTTAGGTCTGTACATTTTTACCCATGgctttatcagtttattttcaatttgtgaaatctttagtccctcttttaCGACGCTATATTGAAACTGACCAGGAAAGGTAACACCTGGCCACCgaaattgttatttttgtaaaGCCTAGGTAGTAGTCTAGTGGTCTTGCGCGTCGGATACAATGTAAGGCGATATGGTGTCACGATATTTCAGTAGGGTGAGTTCGAATCCCTGGAGAGAAGAATAAAATAATTcgcgaaagcaaattaacagatttatcattgttgggctgatgtttagacgaattatacatgtatatattataattacTAGAACAGCGCTCTAGGCCACTCGACCACATCCACTATAtacaaatataacttcaatagtcatagtattaccttgtcacggaaaacgaatctagagatagacataaGACATGTGTTTTAAGCGTGtgaagatgttatattattattttatacacAAAGCATTTTATATACAGTAAAGTCTCATACATGACAAACTAAGCATTTTGACCTAATTCAAAAAAGAACGTAGTAAGAAAATTATTGTCCGCAAGGTTCGAGTTTATCAATTGTGACATTCTATAACATTGACAGACGAATAATGTAATTGGTAGtcatacaaataaactcatcatagataccaagattgaaatttgTTATATGCTGAAGACGCGCGTCTTGACTACAAGAGACTCACCAGTGactcttgaataaaaaaaattacgagTTGAAGAACCCCACCATCTAAACACTTCCCTTTGCCAGCTTTCGTTCTTCCCCTATAAGTAGACAACATGTGTTTAAATAAGCATCGTTACCATTTAAgagattaaaacataaaaatatattgcaaCTACGAATCCTATTTCACCTACCTAACCTTTTCAACAGCTACTATCGTAGATTCCCTCACGAAAATGTTGTATTCTAGAGTTTTAATATGTTATTTGCTTCACTTTTCTCTTTTTCAGTTGGTTTTTACGTTGCGTTATCTTTGTCTAGCATATTCATGGTCGGTTATGTCATTGTTATCTTCATCAGTTATCGTAAAGATCTAGAAAAGATGCAAAGAGGAGACTACACATTCTTGCCATTGAAACTCAGAAAAAACTTAAATGACAATCTTGTTGTAAGTGTTATAATCTCATTATGAGCATTGTCTTTGTTGAAATATTTACAACATGCATAGATTTAGGGTgattctgatataattttttaagCATTTCTTTTTTATCCTATCAAAAGTATTGAAATTATTTAATACGAGATACACTAAACGCTTAAATTGAGCAATATATTGCATTGATATTGATAAAAAGAAGGgatctttgtttaaaaaaaggaaaaggtATAGGTTAGTTGTCTagtttcaaaattagaaagataataacTTGAGTtctctaaataaaataaaattctagaaaattgaaaaaaagcaaCAACATAGAATAACGTTTGCTGCAAGAACAGCGACAAGGGCACCTCAGTTATATAGAAGCATTGGCTTATATATCATGCTGTTGAATTCTCAATACTAGCCTTTTATGGTTAACAGGGTTGATAACGTTCTAtggtttttattatttcaattagTAACTTTTCACTTTTTCATTTTAGGCATCAAGTTTACGATATTCTGGTGCACAGATTGCATATTTGATATGGTGTAAGTTGGCGTATTATATCTGAAACATATCCATTGTCTTTAagcgaaatatattttttatttctggaaagGAAAAATGAAATCAATCTTAAAAAGATACTTCATATTCAGGACCAAATACCGAACACTTTTGTTATCCCAAAACAGAATTTAGAGTTCCGTGCTTAATCCGAAACaatattcaaattaaattatTCTACCGTTTTAAAAGTTCCTTGAAGATATCCCTACGAGCCTTTGTGGTCTATCGCGTCGTGTATAGTGCAATcgagacaattttaattttgaaattaggAATTTCCCCGACCATAGCAGCATTATACCAACTATATATTTCAATACtcattcaaatcaattatttagTGCAGTCGGTTGCTAGAATAAAACAAGGTTTTTACTGGTTTGAAATAAATAAGAGGATGTTGTATACGAAAAACCATTCACagacatatgtaaaacaattcaaccgcGAAAATAAACGTCCTGACTAATGTATAAAAGTAatccatgaaaaataaatatgatatacggCAACACACGACAACTTCTGAATTTGAAGCTTCTGACTTGTAACTACAAGGTTATAACACTGTTGCTCTCCATACTTCTTCTTTAAAACTAATACGCGTATACGTATATTTTTACGGAATTAAGTATATTATAATGTcgcttttgtgttttttctttacTTAAAGATACACAGAGAAGTGACATAGCTTAAACATTACTGGCAAAGTACAAATGAATCAATTGAAACTAACGATTGAAAATTTGATTATTGGTTATTGTATAACAGATTATATCAAAAGAATAAGATGATAGAAAATGAAtatgattttgatttatttcagGCTACCTATTAATAATAGGGATGTTATGGATAGTTTGCTTTATGATTGCCTACGTAATAATTTTACCTCTTGCTGGAAAAgtttcattttcttattttgagCCGATTCTTGTTTCTGTGTGAGTACACATTCATATAGAGATACTGGTAGTCTGTTCCTATTATCTTTTATACCTATACCGAACcaattgcaaattaaatattctaaattacTTACTAGTGTTGCTGGATtctctaacacatcaaacgaatggataacaactgtcatttatATTACACAAACTGCTTGATAATATAATTCAGTACTGACCATAAAACTGGAAATTCAACAAGTATCTTTTATGCACTTAACGAGGACAAAATCCTTTAAAAACTTTACGGACATGATCACTAGTTGATTGACCGctagaatatctgtttcacaaatGACGATGGATATGTTTAAATTGTCAAATTATACTAATTACCGAATTTTTATTCACACGAGCAACACAACAGGTTCAACATGTAGATCAGAATCTCTTTATCCTTATGTTGCACCTGTATTTGTGTGCATCCGTCataaaatttctttggtgtgatTTTTACAGTTTTGTCTTTTCTGATTGTTATAGTGATGTAAGTTACAAACTATGCCATTTAGAGCTTAAGAAGCTCGTCAGTTGTAATTATctataataaaaagatatactAAGATCAATTGAATAACAGGGATTATCATGTTGCCTAATTTACTCTTATGTTGCTAAATACAATAGTTATGTTCGTCAGTCAGCAAATAAATCAATTTTGAAAACAGACAttttgaagaagaagaaaaaacaaatgttcacTAAATTACCGATTCATTGGTTAATCACTTTTAAAGCATTGGTGTATTTTAAACCACTTATGTTATGAAAAATTGCAAGGAAATCAGACACAAAGAGTTTTCAACTTTaatggggttttttttgttttacaaattgtgacttggatggacaataatggagagttgtttctttggcactcatgccacatcttcgtatatttatttacaatcAAAACTTAAGATTATAATCGTATTTATCCCTCATAAATAACAGCGTGAAGTAATCGAAATGCAAAACTGTTTACATCAAAATTGAATGAGCCAAAAGATATTCTACACAATGTTGTTTATTCTATCATATTATTTTAGATCACAACCAGCTCCATCATTCATATTTGGTGTATATTTTAGGAAATGtttatacataattatattataagaGAATTTCTATCGAATAATTGTTCGATTTTCCGTCTACAATCCGGGTATAATCTATATTTAAATCTCAAGGACTAAGTTCATTCACAATTTCCCCTGTAAGACCTTGTTTTAATTCTGTTAAATAATACTGTAGCCATAGAAAATGACAAACCTTCATACAAGAACAAGACCATCAACCGCAATAAGATTACAAAATTtgatcaaaatgaaaaaatgctGCATCCTTATCTTTTTAGTTGTTTGATGCAATATAAAGAAACGAAGTTATTTACCTAGAATTTGTTTCGCTTTAAACATACTGCTATTAGTTTTTGATGTTCGAGGGAAATAATTTTGATACATTTAAGGTATTCTCCTTTGTGAAACCAACAATTTAATGTGAAAAACTGacttaactattttattttttctaataaaatggaTGGTGTTTTGATATTAAGaatatacaatttacaatacATTAAAGCAAATTAGCATAATATTTTGAGACATGGTTATACAAAGGAATAAAGAAGGCAACCTAAGATACACCTATTAATCTTGAAAggggtaaaataacaaaacaataaatctgAACCAGAGATGCTGCAAAAACAATGAATTATATGATCCAACATGATAtcgatttttaatttttaccATCATTCCCATTGTAAAGATAAGATCAATGAACAAACACAGCGTACCTATTTCTttgtgtcttttgtctttttgtagACCGTTGATGATGATAAACTTCGGCTTTCATAAACTGCaactttttttaacaagaaaattCTTCCTGCAAGATATGCCTGTTATTAGGCCTAAAGGGATAAAAACTCAGAAAGCTCTGGCTTTGGAAAATTTGTAAGTATTGACATTATAGTTTAAAAACCATTGTAAGTCAACACAACACATGCGTTGATTCAAGTGACGTTTTGGTAATCAAtcagtaaataaaaaatgttcgatGAGATCCAACGGCAGTTATAAACCCTAAATCTAattataagcaacacgacgggtgccgcatgtgcacctgagatcacccctagttttttggtggggttcgtgttgtttattctttagttttctatgttgtgtcgtgtgtgctgttgtttgtttgtctttttcatgtttagccatggcgttgtcagtttgttttagatttatgagtttgactgtccttttggtatctttcgtccctcttttatagaaaACTGTAGATTGAATAATGCGATTCACTATTTAATACGGTTGAAACAATAAACTACCTGTTTCACTTCTtatgcaaacttttttttaaatctcgatAAATTAACAATGTTTCAAAAGCGTCAACAATTTCAACAGGTTTATAACCCTTTTCAGATTAGTATTGCATTTGGATACCGAAACTGTTTGTCATTCCTATCAAATACTGGTTAACTAACAGAACTGGTATAGTGTGCATAGAACacttcttttttcatttataaattgcCAGTTATCATCATATTATTCCTCTAGTGATACATTAAAAGCGTTGACCAATTATGAATAGAGATGTGACCCGGATGATAATTTCAATCAAATGAAGAGCTGTAAACCTGCATGTAAAGTGTGCACAGGAGAACAAAAGATTCAAAAATGGAGAACACATTTGGAGACTACattattagatttttttctaatatcgAAATTTGCAATTGAAATTATCAAATAGGTTGCATAGTTTGATACGTAtgcttgattttgtatttttggtattttattaGTACTTGTCCACATTTtctatcaatatttattttctttcagaaaaatGTTCAATATATTGTCATTCTTCATGTTCTTCTTTCACGTCATCATTGGATTTGTCAGTTGTTTGACGAGGATTACGACTGGTCTATGGATCGGTTTAATATCACTAGCCAGGATAGATAAGTATATGCTTCCCAAGGGTTATGAGAAGCAGGACAAAGGTAACTTAATTTTAAAACTATGTTAACGCTGTTTCTATTTGTGGCACCTTGCTGTGTAATTTTAACGTATATAGATATAATACCTGATTGTGTAATTCCAACTTATATTCCATTTCCCTTGTACGTTAATACTTACCTTTTTAAAGACAGCTACATGAGCTCAAAGATTAAAACATATCTCAACgaaataattttagaaataatttaaaacaaaaattcaaaacgttGAGGTAACCCGAATGTTGCTTCTTCTGGCAAAAACATAAACGGAATGACTTCTAATTCTGATATACATATGTTT from Mytilus galloprovincialis chromosome 2, xbMytGall1.hap1.1, whole genome shotgun sequence encodes:
- the LOC143064761 gene encoding stimulated by retinoic acid gene 6 protein-like isoform X2; translation: MKIPTLVVPWVRVFILLIMALFVSLKFYPVFAVIRCRRIIVEPLIGLFYTAFIFSILIYKLINSPYIRRIDAYFIVYIPTSLCYVLLIGYFLYKSVPQTYKFIRRLKQDTDYESSKLCASQLQYNYVKWLLKKPECDIKDKGRGLKKSIKAYSKDIKNKIGLYGPLHASPRVIATFVAAGIVLFQVGMELLTGYIHYNPAVRLTTHFKTQYFNTSNKASIPEFELLFTVADVGFYVALSLSSIFMVGYVIVIFISYRKDLEKMQRGDYTFLPLKLRKNLNDNLVASSLRYSGAQIAYLIWCYLLIIGMLWIVCFMIAYVIILPLAGKVSFSYFEPILVSVPLMMINFGFHKLQLFLTRKFFLQDMPVIRPKGIKTQKALALENLKMFNILSFFMFFFHVIIGFVSCLTRITTGLWIGLISLARIDKYMLPKGYEKQDKGYSAYIGMLMVEVHHRNPVASVFCNELLLINKEKGCANVLLTPVNDKRGDIESKSQKYRRISRKWAKLYTLINNPSVRRSCVDRKSECSIEHVEIAM